The Acidicapsa acidisoli genome contains a region encoding:
- the bshB1 gene encoding bacillithiol biosynthesis deacetylase BshB1 produces MTSTSDPSVDVLAIAAHRDDVEQTCGGTLLRMAARNLRTGILDLTQGESGTRGSATERAAEAEEAARILGVTHRQALDLPDGAVSNTLENRLKIARVVRELRPRVVILPYGEARHPDHATCSTLGYEACFLAGLSRLQGMGVEALPPHRPFKIVYASLYADVRPSFIVDITQFIEQRHASLMAYKSQYANQAQGGGLFVPEEEIRERTFAEARHYGLLAGVRYGEPFVQREVGLVDDLTLIPVQSI; encoded by the coding sequence ATGACCAGCACATCCGATCCTTCCGTCGATGTGCTGGCCATCGCAGCTCACCGCGACGATGTCGAACAGACCTGCGGCGGCACGCTCCTCCGCATGGCCGCGCGCAACCTCCGCACCGGAATTCTGGATCTGACGCAAGGCGAATCCGGCACCCGTGGCAGCGCCACGGAACGCGCTGCTGAAGCCGAAGAGGCAGCCCGAATCCTCGGCGTAACCCACCGGCAGGCGCTGGACTTACCCGACGGCGCAGTCTCGAACACCTTGGAAAATCGCCTCAAGATTGCGCGAGTCGTCCGCGAATTACGGCCCAGGGTAGTAATTCTGCCGTATGGGGAAGCCCGCCATCCGGACCACGCCACCTGCTCCACGCTCGGCTACGAAGCCTGTTTTCTAGCGGGACTTTCCCGCCTGCAAGGGATGGGCGTAGAGGCTTTGCCGCCGCATCGTCCCTTCAAGATCGTCTACGCCAGCCTCTACGCCGACGTGCGCCCCAGCTTCATAGTGGATATTACACAATTCATCGAGCAGCGCCACGCCTCGCTGATGGCCTACAAGTCGCAGTATGCAAATCAGGCGCAGGGCGGGGGATTGTTCGTTCCGGAAGAAGAGATTCGCGAGCGGACCTTCGCCGAAGCCAGACACTACGGCCTCCTCGCCGGAGTGCGATACGGCGAACCCTTTGTGCAACGCGAAGTAGGGCTGGTCGACGACCTGACACTGATCCCAGTTCAGTCGATCTGA
- a CDS encoding bifunctional homocysteine S-methyltransferase/methylenetetrahydrofolate reductase, with protein sequence MGTVLYARGIFINRCYDELNLSDPSLILSIHEEYLQGGAEILETNTFGANRFRLARHGLASRTAEINEAGVRLARQAAEHLKDKQAGDAWVAGSVGPLGVHLEPLGKTGLEEARAAFAEQIAALAAAGADMLMIETMPALNEAREALLAAKETAPGLPVFVMVTVDDDGNCLDGSSPEHAATMFTELGADAIGCNCSTGPATVLTAIEAMRAVTSLPLVAMPNAGMPRAVEGRNIYLCSPEYMASFARKAIKAGAQYVGGCCGTTPNHIRAMKSAIRAIDAQNRNESRDQANPKSGVEVLGGASSALNAEIPPAPLAERSQIGSLVAEGTFVTLVEIVPPRGIDCHKEIEGARLLASLGVHAINVPDSPRASARMSAQSLCIQIQQHTGIETVLHYTCRDRNVLSIQSDLLGASSIGLHNILCLTGDPPKLGNYPDATAVFDVDAIGLVNIVRKLNYGFDIGGNSIGASTNFTIGVAANPGVPDIEQELRRFAWKVEAGAEYAITQPVFDLRLLETFLRRIEEFRIPVIAGIWPLTSLRNAEVLRNDLRVSVPESVMLRMAQADSPEAARAEGVSIAREMLMEAQPMVQGVQVSAPFGRYALAAEVIASVLPEATGPTR encoded by the coding sequence ATGGGAACCGTCCTCTACGCTCGCGGAATCTTTATCAATCGCTGCTACGACGAGCTGAATCTCTCCGATCCCTCGCTGATCCTCTCGATTCACGAGGAGTATTTGCAGGGGGGAGCTGAAATTCTGGAGACGAACACCTTCGGGGCGAATCGCTTTCGCCTTGCCCGGCATGGATTGGCGAGCCGGACTGCGGAGATTAACGAAGCCGGTGTCCGTCTTGCGCGGCAGGCTGCCGAGCATCTCAAAGACAAGCAGGCGGGCGACGCCTGGGTAGCCGGATCGGTCGGCCCGCTTGGAGTGCATCTGGAGCCGCTGGGAAAGACCGGGCTGGAAGAGGCCCGCGCGGCATTTGCCGAGCAGATTGCCGCCCTGGCGGCGGCAGGCGCGGACATGCTGATGATTGAGACGATGCCCGCCCTGAACGAGGCTCGCGAGGCTCTGCTGGCGGCGAAAGAAACCGCTCCGGGATTGCCGGTCTTTGTGATGGTGACGGTGGATGATGACGGCAACTGCCTGGACGGATCATCCCCGGAACATGCGGCGACGATGTTCACCGAACTGGGAGCCGATGCGATTGGCTGCAACTGCTCTACGGGACCGGCTACCGTCCTGACGGCGATTGAGGCGATGCGGGCGGTTACTTCCCTGCCGCTGGTTGCGATGCCCAACGCCGGAATGCCGCGGGCTGTCGAGGGGCGCAACATCTATCTGTGTTCGCCAGAGTACATGGCGAGTTTTGCGCGCAAGGCCATCAAGGCCGGGGCGCAATATGTGGGTGGCTGCTGCGGAACTACGCCGAACCATATCCGGGCAATGAAATCGGCTATCCGCGCAATCGATGCTCAGAATCGCAATGAATCTCGCGATCAGGCGAATCCTAAGAGCGGGGTCGAGGTTCTTGGAGGCGCTTCTTCGGCGCTCAATGCAGAGATCCCGCCTGCGCCGCTTGCCGAGCGCTCCCAGATCGGCTCACTTGTGGCGGAAGGGACGTTCGTTACGCTGGTGGAGATCGTTCCGCCGCGCGGCATCGATTGCCATAAGGAGATCGAGGGGGCGCGGCTACTGGCTTCGCTTGGCGTACATGCGATCAACGTGCCGGATTCGCCGCGCGCTTCGGCTCGCATGAGCGCGCAGAGCCTGTGCATTCAGATTCAGCAGCACACCGGGATCGAGACGGTGCTGCACTATACCTGCCGCGACCGCAATGTTCTCAGCATTCAGTCGGACCTGCTCGGAGCATCGTCAATCGGATTGCACAATATTCTGTGCCTGACCGGCGATCCGCCCAAGCTGGGTAATTATCCCGATGCGACGGCGGTGTTTGACGTGGATGCGATTGGTCTGGTGAACATCGTGCGGAAGCTCAATTATGGCTTCGACATTGGCGGCAACTCGATCGGTGCCTCCACCAACTTCACCATCGGCGTTGCAGCCAACCCCGGCGTGCCGGACATTGAGCAGGAATTGCGCCGATTTGCCTGGAAGGTGGAGGCCGGCGCGGAATATGCCATTACCCAGCCGGTCTTTGACCTGCGATTGCTGGAGACATTCCTGCGCCGTATTGAGGAGTTTCGAATCCCGGTGATTGCGGGAATCTGGCCGCTGACCAGCTTGAGGAACGCCGAGGTGCTGCGCAATGATTTGCGTGTTTCGGTGCCCGAATCTGTGATGCTGCGCATGGCCCAGGCGGATTCGCCCGAAGCTGCCCGTGCGGAGGGCGTAAGCATCGCACGTGAGATGCTGATGGAAGCCCAGCCGATGGTGCAGGGCGTTCAGGTCAGCGCACCTTTCGGCCGGTACGCGCTGGCTGCCGAGGTCATTGCATCGGTCCTGCCGGAAGCAACAGGGCCGACACGCTAA
- a CDS encoding exodeoxyribonuclease VII small subunit: MANFEDSLKKLETIVAQLEQGDLALEESLKLFEEGVGLSAACKQELDAAEGKVQMLVKQRDGSQKPEPFLAES; this comes from the coding sequence ATGGCTAACTTCGAAGACTCGCTGAAGAAGCTGGAAACGATTGTCGCGCAACTGGAGCAGGGCGATCTGGCTCTCGAAGAGTCCCTCAAGTTATTTGAAGAAGGCGTAGGCCTGTCGGCTGCCTGCAAGCAGGAGCTGGACGCTGCGGAAGGTAAAGTTCAGATGCTGGTGAAACAGCGCGACGGCAGCCAGAAACCTGAACCATTCCTGGCGGAGAGCTAG
- a CDS encoding SDR family NAD(P)-dependent oxidoreductase, with protein sequence MREPFRLDGLHALVTGGASGIGEATSRELVRAGAFVWIADINLTAAKALASSLGNAQAVSMDVTSAQSIEEAALQLPQLDILVNNAGIGHVGGIATTQAEDFDRLLNVNVRSVFLVTQRLLPLLLASPAKGSIVNIGSVAGMIGIRQRFAYCTTKGAVLAMTRQLAVEYPKELRVNAICPGTVETPFVEGYLDKYHAHEKEKIREELRARQPMGRLGQPEEVASMVRYLSSREASFISGSLFTIDGGWTAA encoded by the coding sequence GTGCGCGAGCCTTTTCGGCTAGACGGCCTGCACGCGCTCGTCACCGGCGGGGCAAGCGGCATCGGCGAGGCAACCTCGCGGGAGCTTGTTCGCGCAGGCGCGTTCGTCTGGATCGCGGACATCAACCTGACCGCGGCGAAGGCGCTTGCCTCCTCGCTGGGCAACGCTCAGGCCGTTTCCATGGATGTAACCTCAGCACAGTCCATAGAAGAGGCCGCTCTGCAACTGCCGCAACTCGATATTCTAGTGAACAATGCCGGGATCGGACATGTGGGCGGCATCGCAACGACACAGGCCGAGGATTTTGACCGGCTCTTGAACGTCAATGTCCGATCGGTTTTTCTGGTTACGCAGCGATTGCTGCCGCTGCTGCTGGCAAGCCCCGCAAAAGGCTCGATTGTGAACATCGGCTCGGTGGCCGGAATGATCGGAATCCGGCAGCGCTTTGCCTACTGCACTACGAAGGGTGCGGTGCTGGCCATGACGCGGCAGCTCGCGGTCGAGTACCCCAAGGAACTGCGGGTTAACGCCATCTGTCCCGGCACCGTGGAAACACCCTTTGTCGAAGGCTATCTGGACAAGTACCACGCGCATGAGAAAGAGAAGATTCGCGAAGAGTTGCGCGCGCGCCAGCCGATGGGACGCCTGGGACAGCCGGAAGAGGTTGCATCAATGGTGCGATATCTGAGTTCTCGCGAGGCCAGCTTCATCAGCGGTTCGCTATTCACAATCGACGGCGGTTGGACTGCCGCTTAA
- a CDS encoding fumarylacetoacetate hydrolase family protein, whose translation MKLVSFSELNRPAGPGSIRPGVLLDEGSRVIDLTTAGHADALAAITAGVTALTNGGAYRGYAVDEIKLHAPLSNPPRIFCIGLNYRDHAIESGMEIPKFPVVFFKMVPSIVGPGDTIVIPEITKEPDYEAEFAFVIGKGGFQIPASKAMDHVYGYTIINDVSARDIQFSTSQWSLSKSLPTFCPMGPSIVTADEIADPHALDVQLAIDGEVLQHSNTRELIFKIPELIEYISSITPLLPGDIVSTGTPFGVGLGRNPKRWLKAGETVTITIEGLGQLTNPVA comes from the coding sequence ATGAAATTAGTTTCCTTTTCTGAATTGAATAGACCTGCTGGTCCCGGTTCGATCCGTCCCGGAGTCCTGTTGGACGAGGGCAGCCGGGTAATTGATCTCACCACAGCCGGCCACGCCGATGCGCTGGCGGCAATCACCGCCGGAGTGACGGCGCTCACGAATGGCGGCGCGTATCGCGGCTACGCTGTCGACGAAATCAAGCTGCATGCGCCGCTCTCGAATCCGCCGCGCATCTTCTGCATCGGGCTCAACTATCGCGACCACGCCATCGAGTCCGGCATGGAGATCCCCAAGTTTCCGGTGGTCTTCTTCAAGATGGTGCCGTCGATTGTCGGGCCTGGCGACACAATCGTGATCCCGGAGATTACGAAAGAGCCGGATTATGAGGCCGAGTTTGCGTTCGTGATCGGAAAAGGGGGATTTCAGATTCCCGCGAGCAAGGCGATGGATCACGTCTACGGCTACACGATCATCAATGACGTTAGCGCTCGCGACATTCAGTTCTCGACGTCGCAATGGTCGCTCTCGAAGAGCCTGCCCACATTCTGCCCGATGGGGCCATCGATTGTGACTGCGGACGAGATTGCCGACCCGCATGCGCTCGATGTGCAACTCGCAATCGACGGCGAGGTGCTGCAGCACTCCAACACGCGCGAGCTGATCTTCAAGATTCCGGAGTTGATCGAATACATCTCGTCGATCACGCCGCTGTTGCCGGGAGATATCGTCTCCACCGGGACTCCTTTTGGCGTGGGGCTGGGGCGCAATCCGAAGCGCTGGCTTAAGGCGGGCGAGACCGTGACCATCACCATCGAAGGCCTGGGACAACTGACAAATCCAGTTGCCTAG
- the fucP gene encoding L-fucose:H+ symporter permease, translating into MNITVPSSQTHPMRESNQPIVPPGRMVPFVLVTALFYMWAIPNNLNDILIRQFMKSFALTRFEAGFIQTAFYLGYFGLAIPAGILMRRFGYKLGILTGLCLLASGSFLFWPAANAGSYSFFLLALFVIASGLSFLETAANPIIVRMGAPENSEQRLNFSQAFNPLGSITATLVGTVFIFSGVELTAGQIAAKKADGTYSAYLHSEIIRVVTPYLVLGIAALVLAFLIARTKFPSLDVEEEHEEGSTGDGLGTLLKRHFILGVVAQFLYVGAQVGTWSYFIQYVQSYAGVPERVAGYMLTGTLAAFAIGRFLSAWLLKYVRPDRLLSIFAACNVLLVLMAITQLNWVGVICLLCSSFFMSMMFPTIFALGIHGLGSRTKTGGSLMVMAIIGGAALTPVMGKISDAMSVNVAYSVPGACFLGIALYAWFGARPAKTTAA; encoded by the coding sequence TTGAACATTACTGTTCCCAGTTCGCAGACTCACCCGATGCGCGAGTCGAACCAGCCCATTGTCCCGCCGGGTCGCATGGTGCCTTTTGTGCTGGTCACGGCGTTGTTCTATATGTGGGCGATTCCGAACAACCTGAACGACATCCTCATTCGCCAGTTCATGAAATCCTTCGCCCTGACGCGATTCGAGGCTGGATTCATTCAGACGGCATTCTATCTGGGATACTTTGGCTTGGCGATTCCGGCGGGAATCCTGATGCGGCGCTTCGGATACAAGCTCGGTATTCTGACCGGGTTGTGCCTGCTCGCGAGCGGCTCCTTTCTTTTCTGGCCGGCAGCCAATGCCGGAAGTTACAGCTTCTTCCTGTTGGCTCTGTTCGTCATCGCTTCCGGCCTGTCTTTCCTTGAGACGGCGGCCAATCCAATCATCGTGCGGATGGGTGCGCCGGAGAACTCCGAGCAGCGGCTCAATTTCTCCCAGGCATTCAATCCGTTAGGCAGCATCACGGCCACCTTGGTCGGCACGGTTTTTATTTTTTCCGGCGTGGAACTGACGGCAGGTCAAATCGCAGCGAAGAAGGCGGATGGCACATACTCCGCCTACCTGCACTCAGAGATCATCCGCGTCGTGACGCCCTATCTCGTGCTCGGGATAGCAGCGCTGGTCCTGGCCTTTCTCATCGCTCGCACTAAGTTCCCATCGCTCGACGTCGAAGAGGAGCACGAAGAGGGCAGCACCGGCGACGGCCTTGGAACATTGCTCAAGCGGCATTTTATCCTTGGCGTCGTGGCGCAATTCCTGTACGTCGGCGCGCAGGTAGGCACCTGGAGCTACTTCATCCAGTATGTGCAGTCGTATGCCGGAGTGCCCGAGCGCGTCGCCGGGTACATGCTCACCGGAACCCTCGCAGCCTTCGCCATTGGCCGCTTCCTCTCAGCGTGGCTGCTGAAATACGTTCGCCCAGATCGGCTGCTCAGCATCTTTGCCGCCTGCAACGTCCTTCTGGTGCTGATGGCGATTACTCAGCTCAACTGGGTCGGTGTGATCTGCCTGCTGTGCAGCAGTTTCTTCATGTCGATGATGTTCCCGACGATCTTCGCGTTGGGGATTCATGGCCTCGGATCGCGAACAAAGACAGGCGGATCGCTGATGGTGATGGCCATCATCGGCGGAGCCGCGCTCACGCCTGTCATGGGCAAGATCTCCGACGCGATGAGCGTAAATGTCGCCTACAGTGTGCCCGGTGCATGCTTCCTCGGCATCGCGCTCTACGCCTGGTTCGGAGCGCGTCCCGCGAAGACAACCGCGGCCTAG
- a CDS encoding amidohydrolase family protein: MSIETKPMRVDAHQHFWQYTREEFGWINDSMAAIRRDFLPADLLPLLDEAGIDATVAVQACQSLAETEWLLELADKEPRIAGVVGWVPLIDPNVERTLDTLSANPKLKGVRHVLQGEPDEYMARDDFNSGIALLQRYSLTYDVLIFERQLPAAIRFVDKHPEQPMVLDHIAKPLIAVRELEPWRTHIRELARRPHVSCKLSGMVTEADFDEWTVDDLRPYVETALEAFGPERLLFGSDWPVCAAACGYVRWANVVKDFVSELSRNEQEMIFGRNAVRFYRLDESSY, encoded by the coding sequence ATGTCTATAGAAACGAAACCGATGCGTGTCGATGCGCACCAGCATTTCTGGCAATATACCCGCGAAGAATTTGGCTGGATCAACGATTCGATGGCGGCCATCCGGCGGGATTTTTTGCCTGCGGATTTGCTGCCCTTGCTGGACGAGGCAGGAATCGACGCGACGGTTGCCGTGCAGGCCTGCCAGTCTCTGGCGGAAACTGAATGGCTGCTCGAATTAGCTGACAAAGAGCCAAGGATCGCGGGCGTAGTCGGCTGGGTGCCGCTGATTGATCCGAATGTCGAACGGACCCTCGATACACTCTCTGCAAACCCGAAGCTGAAGGGAGTGCGGCACGTGCTGCAGGGCGAGCCCGATGAATACATGGCCCGCGATGATTTCAATTCCGGCATCGCACTGCTGCAACGCTACTCCTTGACATACGATGTCTTGATTTTCGAGCGCCAGTTGCCCGCCGCGATCCGGTTTGTGGACAAACACCCAGAGCAGCCGATGGTCCTGGATCACATCGCAAAGCCATTGATCGCCGTCCGCGAACTGGAGCCATGGCGAACCCATATCCGCGAGCTTGCGCGAAGGCCTCATGTTTCGTGCAAGCTCTCCGGCATGGTAACCGAAGCCGACTTCGACGAATGGACAGTTGACGATTTACGGCCTTATGTCGAGACAGCGCTGGAGGCCTTCGGGCCGGAGCGGTTGCTCTTTGGTTCCGACTGGCCTGTCTGCGCCGCAGCTTGTGGTTATGTGCGATGGGCCAATGTTGTAAAGGATTTTGTATCAGAGCTTAGCCGGAACGAGCAGGAAATGATCTTTGGCCGCAATGCCGTGCGCTTCTACAGGCTCGACGAATCAAGTTACTAA
- a CDS encoding thiolase family protein: MKPIYIAAYSQSKFGKLLAVTQEQMIASAVAGVCAEIGVTADQIDSGSIAAACNFSLHQQGLMAGLLAGVPGMAAKPLEAVENACASGGQAVLSGIYKLQAGIGETAIAVGLEKMRDDQGRADGVRVGAALGYFSDPAERGGKTFVFPHIFAEIMQQYMQHWSVSEAELAAIAVQEYANARHNPFAQMQKVEVTLEQATTIGGNNRYLIDGLPLKTYDCSQITDGYAAMILATEEGLKRLGVDRHSCVQIAGWGQAVDPLQHQQRHVLEPAGAYRAMRGAYAMADITPAEIQAAEIHDCFTVMGALGTEILGKAKPGKGAAYWADGNAGPDGDCGINTSGGLIAKGHPVGATGVAMIGWAAWQLLSKVPAPLQVGNAEHAATFNIGGPVCASVCTVLRGPQ, translated from the coding sequence ATGAAGCCGATTTACATCGCCGCCTATTCTCAGTCCAAATTTGGCAAGTTGCTGGCCGTCACACAGGAGCAGATGATCGCGTCCGCTGTCGCAGGCGTCTGCGCCGAGATCGGGGTCACTGCTGACCAAATCGACTCCGGTTCCATCGCCGCTGCGTGCAACTTCTCGCTGCACCAACAGGGGTTGATGGCTGGCCTACTCGCTGGAGTTCCGGGGATGGCTGCGAAGCCCCTTGAGGCCGTCGAAAACGCTTGCGCCTCGGGAGGACAGGCGGTGCTTTCGGGCATCTACAAACTCCAGGCGGGGATTGGAGAAACGGCAATCGCTGTCGGGCTCGAAAAGATGCGCGATGACCAAGGCCGTGCCGACGGGGTTCGCGTCGGCGCTGCGCTCGGATATTTCTCCGACCCGGCCGAGCGGGGAGGCAAGACCTTTGTCTTTCCGCATATTTTTGCCGAGATCATGCAGCAATACATGCAGCATTGGTCGGTTTCGGAAGCCGAACTTGCGGCAATCGCCGTGCAGGAATACGCCAATGCCAGGCACAATCCGTTTGCGCAGATGCAGAAGGTCGAGGTGACTCTGGAGCAGGCCACAACGATAGGCGGAAACAATCGCTATCTGATCGATGGCTTGCCGCTCAAGACGTACGATTGCTCGCAGATTACGGATGGCTACGCCGCCATGATCCTTGCGACGGAAGAGGGCCTGAAGCGGCTCGGAGTCGACCGGCATAGCTGTGTGCAAATTGCAGGCTGGGGGCAGGCCGTCGACCCGCTGCAACACCAGCAGCGCCATGTGCTGGAACCGGCTGGTGCGTACCGGGCGATGCGCGGCGCATATGCCATGGCGGACATCACGCCGGCGGAGATTCAGGCTGCCGAGATTCACGATTGCTTTACGGTGATGGGCGCGCTGGGCACGGAGATCCTGGGCAAGGCCAAGCCCGGCAAGGGTGCGGCTTATTGGGCCGACGGCAACGCCGGCCCTGACGGGGATTGCGGTATTAACACTTCGGGCGGTCTCATTGCGAAGGGACACCCGGTTGGCGCAACGGGCGTTGCGATGATTGGCTGGGCGGCCTGGCAATTACTGAGCAAGGTACCGGCTCCGTTGCAGGTAGGCAACGCGGAACACGCGGCGACCTTTAACATCGGTGGACCGGTCTGCGCTTCGGTCTGCACGGTGCTGCGCGGCCCGCAATAG